Part of the Marasmius oreades isolate 03SP1 chromosome 5, whole genome shotgun sequence genome is shown below.
CCAGTCGCTGTGAAACGTGCTCTGGAAGAAGCCCATATGAACGTGAACGATGTAGACGGAGTTGCCTTCACTCGGTGTGTTTGATGATATCCTAATTGCTCTGATACGGTTCCAAACGTTTGACAAGAGGTCCAGGTATTCCTGGCTGTCTCGCTGTTGGATGTAACGCCGCCAAAAATCTGGCCGCTGCCTTAGGAAAACCACTTGTTGGTGTTCACCATATGGTTCGTCGAACCAAAAATTCAATTTGGATTCGTCGACGATAGAGCAAAAAGCTCACTAGTCATTTCTAGCAAGCACACGCTCTTACCCCCATTCTCACAACTCCTCCGGACTCAATCCCAACGTTCCCGTTCCTGACACTCCTCGTCTCTGGTGGACACACTCTGCTTTTGTTGGCCTCCTCCGAAGATTCGTTCACAATCCTCGCAACGACACCAGATGAAAGTATTGGAAGAACAATTGACAAGGTCTCAAGGATGCTTGAACTCAAATGGGACGATGTCGGACCCGGCGTCGCTTTGGAGAGGTTTTGCGCTTCGCAGGGTGAAAGCCGTGTTCCTGAAGATTTTACACCGTTTCCCCGACCTATGCCTGGAAAACTTGCATTCTCGTATTCAGGTTTTCACTCCAGTGTCGAGAGATATCTAGACCGAATTGGAGGAGTCGGTAATTTggtagaagaagagaaactcGGTATCGCGAGAGCGTTTCAGACAGCAGCATTCGAGCATTTGGAGGGTAAATTGAAGTTGGCGTTTCGGTGGTGCCAGAAACGTGGAGTTGAGGTCAAACATTTGGTTGTCAGCGGAGGGGTTGCGAGTAATGCCTTATTAAGGATGAGGTCAGTTGTACATCCCAATTGTTCATCCTGCTATTCATTGACACACAAATACACACGCCAGACTTGCGACATGCTTAGAAGAAGTTGAGCGAGAAGTCGGTTTGAATGTACCGGTAGTACCGATCTTTCCACCGCCTGCCTTATGTACAGGTATGTGCGACTCTGCCTAGCCTACTTCTCTACTGCTTATTTCTCCCTCAGACAATGCAGCGATGATCGCCTGGTCCTCAATGCGCCGTTTCCTCGCAGGCGATTACGATGATTATACCATTGCTCCAAGACCAAAGTGGAGTGTTGAAGACATTAATACAGATGCTCCTGATGTTCTTTGGGGACAGCAACTAAGCAAGGCGAGTTAATGGGAGTGATCGCGAGATGTAAAAGTAAAATAGGACTCTATTGAAAGCACTGTATTCTATGCTTCTCTGCGCAGAAAAAGAACGATCCGACCTGCCTGGTTCAAACAGGAGACCCCAAGATGATGAACACCAGATTAACAACCAATTACAGTCTTGTGCTCTTCCAACTGAGCTAAGGTCGGTCATCTCATGTAGGGAAACAGTATTCCTGGAACTCTGCAGGAAGCTGGGCCTCCTCTCATAGTATTTACTGGATTTACATGTAACTACAGTCTCTATTGGAATATAGTGTCCTCTGTATCTGGGTTattgtcgtcgtcatcaccTTCTGCATCAATGTCCAACCACTGAAATACTAACATCTCATCATCAAGACCTTTGAGCATTGTTCTCCCATTTGTTGACCCAGAATGGTTTGGTGAAGTCAAAAAGATTGCTGAGGTCCCGTACAGCGTCATTGTCGTTAttgtcatcttcaagttgCGGTAGGTGTTGATTAATCAACTGAGTCAGGTGATTAGTATGATCTTCAAAAGTTTGTGTAGACTCAGTGTTTGGTTGGGACAGATGACCTAGTCAATGGTCAATATCAATAGCCAATGGCCATGAACTTGGGGGTTACAGTAACAAGAACTCACATTGTTTCAACTTGTGGGGGTTCCATGCCTCAGTCCTGTGCATCAGCCTCAACTCAAACATATCCACTGTTTTGTCCAAAGTGATCCAGGAATTCATGGATGATGTCCGGAGTGCTCTTGACGACCTGAAAGCTGAAGACGCCGCTTCACTGCTACACAGTAGTTCAGACTCTCCCCAGTACTCCCATCAACTTATTGCCTCATACCGAAGGCGACCGCTCTTACTGCCGACTCATTTACACCTTGAGCCTAATCACACTCTGCAACATGAAGTCTGGTCTTCCTTGGTAGTAGTGTTCTCATTAGGCCAGGTTCAACCCAGGTTGAACCTGACCTGTGACCCAAAAAGGTGACCTGGGCCAGTGACTGGGTTCCTGGTAAACCTGTTTACCAACCCGGGTTAGGCCCGTTAGCCACGTGGTCCGACCTGAAAAACCCAATGGgtcacaaaaaaaaataaattaTATTTTTTATTTATAAATATGGGTACCTTGCTATATTAAATCTTTTGAAGCCGGTAGCTCACATGCTAAGTCGACCCCAATTTGGCTAAGTTATGTGCTGCATGTCCCACTTCCGACCCAGTCACAACTGACCCTATAACCACTATCATCTGTGCTTGCTCTCAAGTCTCCATGATCAATGAGCTTATTGATTAAAATATGTAGAATACATAGTTGTAAATACACTAATTTCTTGAAGTTTCCAAAAGGTGCAAAGAATTATAGAAAAAAAAGCAAGTCCCACACAGGTTAAAGCAATATGGGGGCTCAACTAGAAAAGTGGGAAAATCCTTCTTGACCCATGGGTTAACCCAGGTCGGGTCAGGTTTTTGACCCAACCTGAGTCCTTGAATGGGTCCATTTGACCTGATGCGAGCTGACCTGGCATGACCTGACCTGATCTGACCCAACCCAACCCAATGAGAACGAACCCTGGACAAAGCAAGCCGACAAGATGCAGATGATTATGGAGACGTTACTTAGCTCTGTTGGTGATACTCTGTCACATGTGGCTTTTTCGGACCTTTATTTACATTTTCATGTGCCTTCACTCCTCACTCTTTCACCTTATGTGTCTGTGTGAGGTAAGCCTTATTCTATTCACTACATTACTTCATACTGATTTGTACCCAGCTCACGGCTTTTGTCATTCTCTCTTAGATCATGATTTCGTTCACTCCTACAAGCTCTGACATGAAGATGGTGTCAAGCTTAAAGTTTGTTGGTCATTGAATGCAGCTCATTCCCTTTCATGTAcaaatttcctttcttgaacATGGACTCGGAACCATTCTAAACACTGCCTTTTACACTGCCTCGGATCGCAACCGTTAGTTACTTAATTAGGAGTATTATTTTCTAGTCACTGTGACTCATACCAAAACGAGTCATTTCAAGTCACTCCGAGTCATCCAtttgtagtatataagtagtAAGAACCCCTTGGAGTAAAAAAACTTACTTCTGGCTCTTCATTAGTGATTGGATCACGCTAGTAGGATAATTGACGGATCCCAAGGGTGGATTGCCGTTCAATATCGCTAGGTGTGTTGTCGCTGCTATTCTTCTGACTCACTATTGTTCTAGACTCTCGCTGGACTCTTGCTCGTTGTTTTCTTTTATTTTATACTGTACATTGACATACAGTATTCATACCTTTGTGGTGTGAAACCCTCTCGTATTATTACAACATCCACGCCTCCTCAAACTCACACTTTTTATTGGTCAGATCTGAATTACCTTTGATTCGTTCGGGgtgttcttttctttccgacAATGGCTGCAGCTCTCAGCTGGCTTTTCGAGGCTGAAGGACACACTCATATCGTCACCAACCAGTGCCTCAAGATTTACCCGATGACAGAGACATGGGTTGGAACAAACAAAACCTGTCTAAGTCAAATGCCCAGTCCATGGAGGTCAGTCCATGGACCATGACACTCTATGACTCTACCTCTGAGCCTTCAatgataatgggcgaagtatactactcaagagtcaacctaatatcagagctacaggagtagcaccaacaccaaatcaacccaaaaactagtaaacctccatgtaaagtctatcaataactccacacaccaggaaagattgcaagggtggactgcttggcaaaggttacgcacaagatcacagtctcagtattgtatgaaggtcttatgaaatcaatgtgcaactgcaagtgtaaaacaccacagctatggagattctagggtttgtaggggctctgtttattgtccagtggactaagtgggactgtgaatttcatctctggtaagactaattcgaacgatcggagactattgccctcgacggacacgaaaactaagtcctcggcggacacgaacactaagaccctcggcggatcacgaaacagtaatcaagacctcggcagcctacggatggatagttctctagttttgacctcgacggtctcgtatagttcaaatcaaatcttatcatttcactgcacaaagacagggcaaatctctctattggtgtcaagagcagttactcacaggcaacccactcaggactttcctacgcacgggtagtacttttttttacctacggatacatgagctgcttttatactacttctacgctagctttgtaatcctatctctacttgtttcatctctaaaaataatgcaccgtagctacaaatccatgcagagtcctatcgctagggactgctacatgtgcagaatcttgtctacggagcttttccatattcgaatcatatgtttcggACCAacctggaccgttcttcattcttgtttcagcatgtagaatggacctacataggcgtaccatatggtatttcctgcctacggaccttatcctgcatttcgatgttatcaaatcatatggactttgtgtgtccaagtggttccagcatatggatccagagttccgaatcgccgtagcacctgaacagcgcggactccgagatccgttgttcattcctgcctggttcctaaggtactctatctgtgatctgggatctgtatcatgtctttttgtcttttcctcagatcgggactcgatctacggtcatatcaaatttctcctagtctgcatggtcctatgtccgattccttgtcaactaaatcccctgtagaagtaggtactcctagtatgaaggtcttttgactctgttaagttctgctacgaacggttttgtgaagactacaagtcctctaatagtacaatcccttgatatgccagtgcatagcagaatgtagagagtagaactcggtgaattaccgcttaagtcctctgctcatagtgttctacaggtttcaaacggtcatacagttttctgacacgatctacggctctctctaactggtctagctgcgcctacggcacattctactagcggcactagctttaactagcaattcgggctcactctagttcttaatacgataaatatcgctccatagcactgtttaaagtgcaaaaagaaccttgtagcatagtcaactaagtcgcattaatgACTTGCAAGCAGAACACTTATTATGTCCCCATCCAGGTCAATAATCCCCTCTTCAACTCTTTTCTAGCcggtatcgcgatataaatcagaaaagacctt
Proteins encoded:
- a CDS encoding uncharacterized protein (antiSMASH:Cluster_5.4); translation: MLSPKPKFLGSKLALISRTRPFVLCRKLSSVPSKPFTVLALESSADDTCAAVVDSNRKILSNVRIRQHQLHESWGGIHPAVAILAHQRNMPVAVKRALEEAHMNVNDVDGVAFTRGPGIPGCLAVGCNAAKNLAAALGKPLVGVHHMQAHALTPILTTPPDSIPTFPFLTLLVSGGHTLLLLASSEDSFTILATTPDESIGRTIDKVSRMLELKWDDVGPGVALERFCASQGESRVPEDFTPFPRPMPGKLAFSYSGFHSSVERYLDRIGGVGNLVEEEKLGIARAFQTAAFEHLEGKLKLAFRWCQKRGVEVKHLVVSGGVASNALLRMRLATCLEEVEREVGLNVPVVPIFPPPALCTDNAAMIAWSSMRRFLAGDYDDYTIAPRPKWSVEDINTDAPDVLWGQQLSKAS
- a CDS encoding uncharacterized protein (antiSMASH:Cluster_5.4) encodes the protein MQAHALTPILTTPPDSIPTFPFLTLLVSGGHTLLLLASSEDSFTILATTPDESIGRTIDKVSRMLELKWDDVGPGVALERFCASQGESRVPEDFTPFPRPMPGKLAFSYSGFHSSVERYLDRIGGVGNLVEEEKLGIARAFQTAAFEHLEGKLKLAFRWCQKRGVEVKHLVVSGGVASNALLRMRLATCLEEVEREVGLNVPVVPIFPPPALCTDNAAMIAWSSMRRFLAGDYDDYTIAPRPKWSVEDINTDAPDVLWGQQLSKAS
- a CDS encoding uncharacterized protein (antiSMASH:Cluster_5.4) — translated: MNSWITLDKTVDMFELRLMHRTEAWNPHKLKQCHLSQPNTESTQTFEDHTNHLTQLINQHLPQLEDDNNDNDAVRDLSNLFDFTKPFWVNKWENNAQRS